One window of Anabaena sphaerica FACHB-251 genomic DNA carries:
- a CDS encoding GNAT family N-acetyltransferase: MNIRPENILDYPTIAEVNTLAFGGEKEAKLVEIIRSSNGYIPELSLVAEIENTVVGYIMFSYIDLVAEEQLPVLSLAPMAVHPEWQKQGIGSALLKLGLEIADNRGEALVIVLGYPQLYTPFGFQGSINYQIESPFAVPEDVFMVKTLSGYHEKYKGKVIYPPAFKTDNF; encoded by the coding sequence ATGAATATCCGTCCTGAAAATATACTAGATTACCCAACTATAGCAGAAGTAAATACACTAGCTTTTGGCGGAGAAAAAGAAGCTAAACTTGTAGAAATTATTCGCTCATCTAACGGTTATATCCCCGAACTTTCTCTAGTTGCAGAAATTGAAAATACGGTAGTTGGTTATATCATGTTTAGCTACATTGACTTAGTAGCTGAAGAACAACTACCAGTATTGAGTTTAGCACCGATGGCGGTTCATCCAGAATGGCAAAAACAGGGTATTGGTAGCGCACTGCTAAAATTAGGGTTAGAAATAGCAGATAATAGGGGAGAAGCACTAGTTATTGTCTTGGGTTATCCCCAACTTTATACTCCCTTTGGTTTTCAAGGATCAATAAATTATCAAATTGAGAGTCCTTTTGCTGTTCCGGAAGATGTTTTTATGGTGAAAACTCTTTCAGGATATCACGAAAAGTATAAGGGGAAAGTCATTTATCCTCCTGCTTTTAAAACTGACAATTTTTAA
- a CDS encoding NAD(P)/FAD-dependent oxidoreductase has protein sequence MKLYDWIVVGAGITGATLAYELAKTGFSVLLLEQDQTPQNATRYSYGGISYWSGTTPITQKLCQEAIARYQILAQELDADIQFRELDLLLTIAADSDPEVAAASYSHLSTPPQLLSIHEACELEPLLNKNAISGALTIKHGHIHPEKITQAYIQGFLRLGGEIQFSQVLEPTQIFTAEKSFRGVKTTTATFYSANIAICAGGMSRKLLKSAGIPIKVYFSHAEIIETPPVDLRLRTLVTPANLQRFQLEFKSTQVDKLWNQSCEPVPPILDVGAVQFLDGSLRLGQITRIITDPHAQINSEESEKWLRTSIMHILPDLAHLPGIWHHCLVAFTKDKLPLIGKIPEFEHIHIFSGFSSPFIFVPPLAQRFAKFISGQEDDIINQLVIRNS, from the coding sequence ATGAAACTTTATGACTGGATTGTAGTTGGTGCAGGAATTACAGGTGCTACACTCGCTTATGAACTAGCAAAAACAGGCTTTTCGGTACTGCTGCTGGAACAAGATCAAACACCACAAAATGCTACTCGCTATAGTTATGGTGGGATTTCTTATTGGTCGGGTACAACACCAATTACACAAAAACTGTGTCAAGAAGCGATCGCTCGTTATCAAATCCTAGCTCAAGAATTAGATGCTGATATCCAATTCCGTGAATTAGATTTGTTACTGACTATCGCTGCTGATAGTGACCCAGAGGTAGCAGCTGCATCCTATTCTCATCTTAGCACACCACCCCAGCTACTGAGTATTCACGAAGCTTGTGAGTTAGAACCACTGCTGAATAAAAACGCCATATCTGGTGCTTTAACTATCAAACATGGTCATATCCACCCAGAAAAAATAACACAAGCATACATTCAAGGCTTTTTGCGTCTGGGAGGAGAAATACAGTTTAGCCAAGTATTAGAACCTACACAAATTTTTACTGCTGAGAAAAGTTTTAGAGGTGTAAAAACAACTACCGCAACCTTCTACAGTGCCAATATAGCCATTTGTGCTGGTGGAATGAGCCGAAAGTTATTAAAATCAGCAGGTATTCCCATCAAAGTCTATTTTTCTCATGCAGAAATAATTGAAACTCCACCTGTGGATTTGCGGTTACGCACCTTAGTAACACCAGCTAATTTACAACGCTTTCAATTAGAATTTAAATCCACTCAAGTTGATAAATTATGGAATCAATCGTGTGAACCAGTACCACCAATTTTAGATGTAGGTGCAGTACAGTTTCTTGATGGTAGTTTGCGGTTAGGTCAAATTACTCGTATTATTACAGATCCTCATGCCCAAATTAACTCAGAGGAAAGTGAAAAATGGTTGCGAACAAGTATCATGCACATATTACCAGATTTGGCACATTTACCGGGAATTTGGCATCATTGTTTAGTAGCATTTACCAAAGATAAATTACCTTTAATTGGCAAAATTCCTGAATTTGAACACATTCATATCTTTTCTGGTTTTAGTAGTCCTTTTATTTTCGTCCCACCATTAGCACAACGCTTTGCTAAATTTATATCTGGTCAGGAAGATGATATTATTAATCAATTGGTAATTCGTAATTCGTAA